The Malus domestica chromosome 06, GDT2T_hap1 genome has a segment encoding these proteins:
- the LOC103436882 gene encoding protein LOL1, with the protein MPVPLAPYPTPPPAPPPPPPYTSPPANGAQSQLVCSGCRNLLLYPVGATSVCCAVCNAVTAVPPPGTEMAQLVCGGCHTLLMYIRGATSVQCSCCHTVNLALEANQVAHVNCGNCRMLLMYQYGARSVKCAVCNFVTSVGVPANTPEQKFNN; encoded by the exons atgCCAGTACCACTTGCCCCATATCCAACTCCTCctccagcaccaccaccaccaccaccatacaCATCACCACCTGCAAATG GTGCACAGAGCCAGCTTGTGTGCTCTGGATGCCGGAACCTTTTACTCTATCCTGTTGGAGCCACCTCTGTATGCTGTGCTGTTTGCAATGCCGTGACTGCTGTGCCGCCTCCTG GCACAGAAATGGCACAGCTAGTCTGCGGAGGATGCCACACCCTACTCATGTATATCCGTGGAGCAACGAGTGTTCAATGTTCTTGCTGTCACACGGTCAATCTAGCCTTGGAAG CAAATCAGGTTGCACATGTGAATTGTGGGAACTGCAGGATGCTGTTAATGTATCAATATGGAGCAAGATCTGTCAAATGTGCGGTATGCAATTTTGTGACATCCGTTGGG GTCCCGGCGAACACCCCCGAACAGAAATTCAACAACTAA